The DNA segment CGATGGTTCCGATGTGGAACTGTGGAAACTATGGAACCGTCGCCAGTCTACCAAGTTCAATGGTGTATCTTACATAGTGCAACGGGGAGCCGAAGCTGTCTACTCCGAAGCCGGACAAGCCCAAGTTAAAGCACTGGTTAGCTTCTACTTAGATAATGCCAAAATCATCCGCGAAAAACTTACAGCCGCAGGCTTATCAGTATATGGTGGTGTAAATGCACCTTACGTTTGGGTAAAAACACCCAATGGTCTTTCCAGTTGGGATTTCTTCGATCAGCTATTGCAAACCGTCAACGTAGTCGGAACACCTGGTTCTGGTTTCGGTGCAGCTGGTGAAGGCTACTTCCGTGTTTCCGCATTTAACAGCAGGGAGAATGTGGAGGAGGCAATGAAGCGAATTACTGAGAAGTTTAAACTCTAAGAAATCAAGGTGGGTAATGCCCACCCATCTCTTAAAATTTTAGAATTAAGGACTGCCACATTCTTTTTTCAAATTGGTACTATTTTGATTTGGTTAGAGTCATGACAAAGCACTAAAGTTCACTTTTGGCAAGAGATGCACAGGTGAATGACGGTTGCACACCTGTAGGAGATTTAGCGGCAAAAAGCTCAATTTTTCCTTGGGCGTTACGATGCCAAGATGTAGCGTGGACAAAAACTTTTGGAGATTCAAGTATTTGGGCTTGTAAAGCTGGCGTTTTGTGGAATGCAGAGATATCGCGGATGTCAGACCAAGGGCGATCGCTCCTCACTTCCTGCATAGGATTTTGTGGGACACCACCCCGTCCTGTAGCGACAAAACTACTATTATTAGTATTAGAACAGCCTGTAGCAATTTGTTGGGATGAGTCTGAGAGATTTGTTGGTAAATCTATTAAACCAGAATTAGGATCAATGCCAACATTATTAATTTGGACTGTACCACTAACACTGAATTGGGAACTTGCGGTAATATCATTGCTCAAAACCTCTCTTGGATTGAGAAGATTACGGTACTCCAAACCGATAATTCCCTGAGTTGTGATTTGAATATTGCCCCCCTTTCCTTGTACGGCGTTGGCAATAATGTCACTATTTTCTAGACCAATCACAATGGGAGAGTTAATATTAATGTTGCCACCATTGCCATTACTACCTGCTTCGGCATTGATCAAGCTACCACGACGCATCAATAATACATCCCGCAGTTGCAGATTGATATTGCCCCCCTCTCCAGCTTTTTTAGATGCTAGGATACTTGCATTATTGTCAAGTTTGAGGACGTTGGCATTAATTTGCAGAGTACCAGCCGTACCCAAACCAGAATTTTCTACAAAAACCGTTGCCCCATTGGTAACATTCAAAACAGGAGTGTTTATGGTGGTGTTACCTGCATTAGCACGGGAAATTTGGGCAAATGTACCAAAAGGACGCACAGCCGTACCGATATAGCTGGGATTGTTTGCATCCTTTACGCCATTTACATCAATCGATTCGGAAGCATTAATATTGAGTACACCAGCATTACCTAAAATTATGCTAGAAGCAGACACTCTCCCGCCAGCTTGCACTGACAATTTACGAGTATCAATCGCCAAATTTCCCGCATTACCAGACCCAAATGTGGCAGTAGAGATGAGACTAAAATAAAAACCAGTGGGAGTTCCAGTGTTATTTACTTCAATAGTATCCGCCTTCACCGTCACATCACCCCCACTACCCACACCATAGGGTCTGGCTGCTATATTTCCCCCAGCTAAAACAGACAGCTTTTGAGTAGAGACAGAAATATTGCCGCCTTTCCCGCCTGCATAGGAAGCAGCTAATATTTGACTAACTGCTCGAAAGGCTGAAGGATCACCAACTGCAAAACCATTAACCCGCGTTTCATCGGTGTTGACGATAATATTGCCCCCTGATGCTGTGCTGAAAGTCCGGTTATAAATATAACCACCCTGATCAATATTCAATCGTGGAGTGTTAATGATAATATTCCCCGCCGCACCCAAGGCTGTACTTTCATTCACTAAACTGCTAGAACTTTGAAAATCAGGCGACTTGCCAGTAATTTCTAAAAACTCTGAAGCATCAACAGCAATATCACCA comes from the Nostoc sp. PCC 7120 = FACHB-418 genome and includes:
- a CDS encoding beta strand repeat-containing protein, whose protein sequence is MKLTFVGFGVLSVICLSAVCNNSVHAQVTQDNTLNTSVTATTSVNGSNIYNITNGTRVGNNLFHSFSQFSIPTSDSVLFDNPTSIQNIFSRVTGGNVSNIDGLIQTNGSANLFLLNPTGIIFGSHASLNIGGSFVGTTAETITFADGSKFSSTDTNTSPLLTMNVPVGLQFGSNQGGITVQGTGHNAQLSDSVQVSGLNLNSRGLQLQPGKTLALLGKDIALDGGLLSAPGGLIELGGVTNGNVILNSTPQGFAFQYSQVPSFGNIQITQRALASTRDLNGESGGAIHIQGKRVSIRDGSMILVQNRSQKTAGDIAVDASEFLEITGKSPDFQSSSSLVNESTALGAAGNIIINTPRLNIDQGGYIYNRTFSTASGGNIIVNTDETRVNGFAVGDPSAFRAVSQILAASYAGGKGGNISVSTQKLSVLAGGNIAARPYGVGSGGDVTVKADTIEVNNTGTPTGFYFSLISTATFGSGNAGNLAIDTRKLSVQAGGRVSASSIILGNAGVLNINASESIDVNGVKDANNPSYIGTAVRPFGTFAQISRANAGNTTINTPVLNVTNGATVFVENSGLGTAGTLQINANVLKLDNNASILASKKAGEGGNINLQLRDVLLMRRGSLINAEAGSNGNGGNININSPIVIGLENSDIIANAVQGKGGNIQITTQGIIGLEYRNLLNPREVLSNDITASSQFSVSGTVQINNVGIDPNSGLIDLPTNLSDSSQQIATGCSNTNNSSFVATGRGGVPQNPMQEVRSDRPWSDIRDISAFHKTPALQAQILESPKVFVHATSWHRNAQGKIELFAAKSPTGVQPSFTCASLAKSEL